A genome region from Trichoderma asperellum chromosome 7, complete sequence includes the following:
- a CDS encoding uncharacterized protein (EggNog:ENOG41) yields MSAVQDVGLDSQKSDQSNVGDPYQYSPLLGSGNIRLLRLLPHGDQNAPLQCQLFDYPMLELGDGPHMYEALSYVWGSSEKPHTVCVNGSTMAITANLHEVLARLRDRMIERILWIDAICIDQSNTKERGDQIRHMAEIYCKANRVIVWLGESADGSDQALKSIRIAADEEVPRSSDHAFDRRAILAMLQRPWFRRIWVLQEIAAAQHIVIMCGSMRIDGYAFCLGLPSLLSYTDIPDHIRSVTYLMRGSIFRPKYSLNTSGDISLDIRSLGELIDMYHAHEATERHDKIFALLGMSSDNPATAGLVPNYKITWDELMAQAVRFVLGEKVVVKTWVHLQAAVISAKGYVIGIVTSVRSTEGTYRNDRQIVNIKTKDNIDYSWTVQATAKPIQAGDICCHLLGAAKPMIIRSCADYFSVIMSGFVPSQYDGVQSTRFDQLEQPGSPSVHDFLLVWDWDTSYEKMSDGKYETWLSSRAPEHTYGESECQSDKQNRLWNAVMIMSDAGSNKSHLIDTLQEMKKTYTKDFGEGEPRMLTCMSKLSLAYGRAGRIWEAENEFWCMIWTKMGLPEGVQEVIKDLTSFGAMWKSHGQLDRATHLQKTADLLKEVGIHPLTADEAVETIRSIYPEVAISLVRRRLRKHRGLRRATTEARRRGRSIQEVNQPFGQKSLTAENLEGLLMEAIEQGNFEATFLLLCQKEIEVAETMVIKAIKKYGDSTIWCLLGREKDLVQITEDIVIAAAIKSSESVLQYLLERHREKVLITEEVVIAAVENKERSVLTYLLERWGHEILVTERVAIKAARNGFFPALKILLQAKGREIEITDDVILAAALNREKSVLYTLLQERGNEIQMTEPAIEAARRNGNTLALQYLLNKKKERERSLKN; encoded by the exons ATGTCGGCGGTGCAGGACGTCGGACTGGACTCTCAAAAGAGCGATCAAAGCAATGTTGGAGATCCGTATCAGTATTCCCCACTGCTCGGCTCTGGTAATATTCGATTACTTCGTCTATTACCTCATGGCGACCAAAATGCGCCTCTTCAGTGCCAACTGTTTGACTATCCCATGTTGGAGCTGGGCGACGGGCCGCACATGTATGAAGCCTTATCATATGTCTGGGGAAGCTCAGAAAAGCCTCACACTGTCTGCGTCAATGGCAGTACTATGGCCATTACTGCAAATCTCCATGAAGTGCTAGCACGCCTTCGAGATCGAATGATTGAGCGAATACTATGGATAGACGCTATCTGCATTGACCAAAGCAATACTAAAGAGCGCGGAGATCAAATTAGACACATGGCAGAGATATATTGCAAGGCGAATCGTGTGATTGTATGGCTAGGTGAAAGTGCAGATGGTAGCGATCAAGCACTCAAGAGCATACGAATagctgcagatgaagaagtcCCTAGATCCTCCGATCATGCCTTTGATCGACGAGCTATTTTAGCCATGCTTCAGCGACCGTGGTTTCGGCGGATATGG GTACTCCAAGAGATTGCCGCAGCTCAACATATCGTCATTATGTGTGGATCTATGAGGATTGATGGATACGCCTTCTGCTTGGGGCTACCATCACTACTTTCTTACACAGATATCCCGGACCATATACGTTCAGTAACTTATCTAATGAGAGGCTCCATATTCCGACCAAAATACAGCCTCAATACATCAGGCGATATATCTTTAGATATACGCTCCCTAGGCGAGCTCATAGATATGTACCATGCTCATGAGGCTACCGAGCGCCACGATAAaatttttgctttgctaGGTATGAGCTCAGATAATCCGGCTACTGCTGGATTGGTACCTAATTACAAAATTACCTGGGACGAGCTCATGGCGCAAGCTGTGAGGTTCGTGCTTGGTGAAAAAGTGGTTGTCAAGACTTGGGTGCATCTGCAAGCGGCCGTTATATCTGCCAAAGGTTATGTAATTGGCATCGTGACTTCAGTTCGATCAACTGAGGGTACATATCGCAACGACAGGCAAATCGTGAATATTAAAACAAAGGACAACATCGACTACTCGTGGACCGTTCAAGCTACCGCAAAACCCATTCAAGCTGGTGATATTTGCTGCCACCTCCTTGGCGCTGCCAAGCCAATGATCATCAGATCATGTGCAGACTACTTTTCGGTAATCATGTCTGGGTTTGTGCCTTCACAGTATGACGGAGTGCAAAGTACAAGATTTGATCAATTAGAGCAGCCAGGGAGCCCGTCTGTGCATGATTTTCTTCTCGTATGGGATTGGGATACTTCCTATGAAAAGATGTCAGATGGAAAATATGAAACATGGTTAAGCAGCCGAGCACCCGAACACACCTATGGCGAATCAGAATGCCAATCTGACAAGCAAAATCGTTTATGGAACGCGGTTATGATTATGAGCGATGCCGGGAGCAATAAAAGCCATCTCATTGATACGCTTcaagaaatgaaaaagacTTATACAAAAGAttttggagaaggagaaccACGTATGCTGACCTGTATGAGTAAACTTTCCCTGGCATATGGCAGAGCAGGGCGTATCTGGGAAGCAGAAAATGAGTTTTGGTGTATGATTTGGACCAAGATGGGCTTGCCAGAGGGGGTCCAAGAAGTCATCAAAGATTTGACTAGTTTTGGAGCAATGTGGAAAAGCCATGGCCAATTGGACAGAGCCACGCATCTGCAGAAGACAGCAGATTTATTGAAAGAAGTGGGCATTCATCCGCTAACAGCGGATGAAGCGGTCGAAACCATAAGGTCTATTTATCCAGAAGTGGCCATATCCCTCGTTAGGCGAAGACTCAGAAAGCATCGAGGCCTTAGACGAGCAACTACAGAAGCGAGAcgaagaggcagaagcatACAAGAAGTCAATCAGCCGTTTGGTCAAAAAAGTTTGACAGCGGAAAACTTGGAGGGATTGCTTATGGAAGCCATAGAACAAGGGAATTTTGAAGCGacgtttcttttgctttgccaAAAAGAGATTGAGGTTGCAGAAACGATGGTTATAAAGGCGATAAAGAAGTATGGCGATTCAACAATCTGGTGCCTGcttggaagagaaaaagatctCGTTCAGATCACAGAAGATATCGTCATTGCTGCAGCAATAAAGAGCAGCGAGTCAGTATTACAGTATCTGCTTGAGAGACACAGAGAAAAAGTTCTCATCACGGAAGAAGTGGTTATTGCAGCAGTCGAGAACAAGGAACGCTCGGTATTAACCTACCTACTGGAGAGATGGGGTCATGAAATCCTGGTTACAGAAAGAGTGGCTATAAAAGCAGCAAGAAACGGGTTTTTCCCTGCGCTGAAGATACTACTTCAGGCAAAAGGGCGCGAGATCGAAATCACAGACGATGTAATTCTCGCAGCGGCATTAAATAGGGAAAAGTCGGTGCTATATACGTTGCTGCAGGAGAGAGGAAACGAGATCCAGATGACGGAACCAGCAATTGAAGCTGCGAGAAGAAATGGGAATACCTTGGCGCTGCAATACCTGCtgaataagaagaaggaaagagaacGCAGCCTCAAAAATTAA
- a CDS encoding uncharacterized protein (EggNog:ENOG41): MSRYAAVHAWNNLAGPGDARPTAEQIIKDAGKEDLKGQVIIITGVSTGIGASSARALAATGATLYLAGRSIPKAKAALSTIADLPNVHFLELDLASNASVKAFAAEFLKQSGGKLNVFLSNAGGVLADRQVTVDGFERQFAINHLGAFLLFSLLKDALLSSASASNPSRVVLVTSYGHRLGSIQWDDLYFENTEYTSIGAYSQAKLASVYTATEITRRYGAQNLLAWSVHPGGILESSFLDNSGYDAAVIDKMVETWPKNFFKTNEQGAATQVWAAVSDDVLAPEAKGKYLEDCSVAVHMSQSDKGEWKGYVDQTYNETDEKKIWEISEKLLGIKV, from the coding sequence ATGTCTCGATACGCTGCTGTTCACGCCTGGAACAACCTCGCCGGCCCTGGCGACGCCCGTCCTACTGCTGAACAGATCATCAAGGACGCCGGCAAGGAAGATCTAAAGGGACAAGTCATTATCATCACCGGAGTCTCTACTGGCATTGGCGCTTCCAGTGCCAGGGCCCTCGCCGCCACCGGCGCAACCCTCTACTTGGCAGGCCGAAGCAttcccaaggccaaggccgcaCTCTCAACCATTGCCGACCTGCCCAACGTTCACTTTCTTGAGCTCGATTTAGCATCGAATGCCAGCGTCAAGGCTTTCGCTGCCGAGTTCCTGAAGCAATCCGGCGGCAAGCTCAATGTTTTCCTGAGCAATGCCGGCGGCGTGCTTGCCGATCGTCAAGTCACAGTCGACGGCTTCGAGAGACAATTTGCCATCAACCATCTCGGcgctttcctcctcttctcgcttctcaAAGACGCTCTGCTCTCCAGCGCTTCTGCTTCTAACCCCAGCCGTGTGGTTCTCGTCACTAGCTACGGACACCGCCTGGGCAGCATCCAGTGGGACGACTTGTACTTTGAAAACACCGAGTACACTTCAATCGGCGCTTATTCCCAGGCGAAGCTGGCAAGCGTATACACGGCCACCGAGATCACCCGTCGCTACGGCGCTCAGAACCTACTCGCGTGGAGCGTCCACCCGGGTGGCATTCTCGAGTCTAGCTTTTTGGACAACAGTGGCTACGACGCAGCAGTAATTGATAAAATGGTGGAAACTTGGCCCAAGAATTTCTTCAAGACAAACGAGCAGGGCGCTGCGACACAGGTGTGGGCAGCTGTCAGCGACGACGTCCTGGCCCCTGAAGCCAAGGGAAAGTACTTGGAAGACTGTTCGGTTGCGGTCCACATGAGCCAGTCCGATAAAGGGGAGTGGAAGGGTTATGTGGACCAGACTTATAATGAGACTgatgaaaagaagatttGGGAAATCAGCGAGAAGTTGCTTGGGATCAAGGTTTAA
- a CDS encoding uncharacterized protein (EggNog:ENOG41~SECRETED:SignalP(1-16)): protein MKSLTLLAISAVAAKASPTAEPIRPNHDSASANANRIFNAIHSAGRQWGSSLNHNGFGFIPVTLSAGALLYHGGYSKDPPEGLEWLAFEVEHAENFVRVPRHPPNPPKGPEHEGQPQAPSSPQKFLVQPETEDHRDRDSEGRIRGYLQTYQTTRDVQLLYIDGSGAAKSPIGTLDSQDHVLFPNSSWQWYNIQSEMQRATAMCDMITKWGWAGIMRMEIGFEVIWCDFKSDDLQHESSVRALIQEDRLKDDDFMSPYLWTRAVAERYDGLGGDRVKMDFSSMVSGFFFPINISHTDPERPDLIRLKAAKLKHRLDIRTYLQKVFEEPRRFNVNWQGIVDMIVTRFSKRLAAMASTNVSTDIFIGELEGAVLAYYEAPGLPDDVTLAEDEDNRNKTAEAIDRCATQYLKSSQSARKDWTLQDDLIHTALSDVMQHICNDLYVMRTVLLRAAPDTSTDAYFINKSIKSSDMEKAVNQSRAIVRSLVHELAWTTWRKPQLCAEDEILVTVMWPFGDTEDYYNPGCVSFHEITEQRRSYWRLYEKRPRDF, encoded by the coding sequence ATGAAGAGTCTCACGTTGCTGGCCATTTCTGCCGTGGCGGCCAAGGCTTCGCCAACAGCGGAACCGATCCGCCCAAACCATGACAGCGCATCGGCCAACGCCAACCGCATCTTCAACGCCATTCATTCCGCTGGTCGCCAGTGGGGATCCTCGCTAAATCATAATGGTTTCGGCTTCATCCCCGTGACCCTTTCGGCTGGGGCTTTGCTGTATCATGGAGGATACTCCAAGGACCCTCCTGAAGGCCTTGAGTGGCTGGCTTTTGAAGTTGAGCACGCAGAAAACTTCGTTCGAGTACCTCGACACCCACCAAATCCGCCCAAGGGTCCTGAGCATGAAGGGCAGCCCCAGGCACCATCTTCTCCGCAGAAATTTCTGGTACAGCCAGAAACGGAAGACCACCGTGACCGTGACTCTGAAGGAAGAATCAGGGGCTACCTCCAGACCTACCAGACAACACGAGATGTCCAGCTGCTCTATATAGACGGTTCAGGGGCAGCAAAGAGTCCCATAGGGACACTAGATTCGCAGGACCACGTCCTTTTCCCAAATAGTAGCTGGCAGTGGTACAACATTCAGAGCGAGATGCAGCGCGCAACGGCCATGTGCGACATGATCACCAAATGGGGGTGGGCTGGCATTATGCGCATGGAGATTGGCTTTGAGGTCATCTGGTGCGATTTTAAATCCGACGACCTGCAGCATGAGTCGTCGGTACGAGCTCTGATTCAAGAGGACAGACTAAAGGATGATGACTTTATGAGTCCTTATTTGTGGACTCGCGCAGTCGCCGAGCGTTACGACGGGCTTGGTGGTGATCGAGTCAAGATGGATTTTTCATCCATGGTGTCAGGATTCTTCTTTCCAATCAATATCTCTCATACTGATCCAGAGCGACCCGATCTTATAAGGTTAAAAGCTGCGAAATTGAAACATCGATTAGATATCAGGACTTACCTACAGAAGGTCTTTGAAGAGCCAAGGCGGTTTAATGTCAACTGGCAGGGCATTGTAGACATGATTGTCACTCGATTCTCCAAGCGGCTTGCTGCGATGGCCTCGACTAATGTATCAACGGATATATTCATTGGAGAACTAGAAGGTGCTGTGCTCGCATATTACGAAGCTCCTGGTCTACCTGACGATGTCACCTTGgcagaggacgaggacaACAGGAACAAAACGGCCGAGGCCATTGATCGTTGTGCTACACAGTATCTAAAGTCCTCACAGTCAGCTCGGAAGGATTGGACTCTACAAGACGACTTGATCCACACTGCCCTTTCAGATGTTATGCAGCATATTTGCAACGACCTTTATGTGATGCGAACAGTTCTCCTCCGAGCTGCGCCTGATACTTCAACTGATGCATACTTCATTAataaaagcataaaaagtaGTGACATGGAGAAGGCAGTCAACCAAAGTCGCGCTATTGTACGCAGTCTCGTGCATGAACTTGCCTGGACCACATGGAGGAAGCCGCAGTTGTGCGCTGAAGACGAAATCCTAGTAACTGTGATGTGGCCGTTCGGGGATACTGAAGACTACTATAACCCAGGCTGCGTGTCATTTCACGAAATCACGGAGCAACGAAGAAGCTACTGGAGGCTATACGAAAAAAGGCCTAGAGACTTTTAA
- a CDS encoding uncharacterized protein (EggNog:ENOG41) — MAEPALEAGRLSPVFDRKENDRLRKMEGLNPERARRLLQPRSPSVPHNNSVGPRRTGSNTVALGKPAAQKPASIKQECSPSPNGEARLSLVRTPKPVLSVITGAKRPRNHLNEPQEPYQRRQWCSSPPIFPPPPPPNPHTVYLESLLQPHCLSLTLRSRFGDGSQVVSTQYRSVTNAGLLLGESIQNQLDLPILQLPAPAHFVGGLERTVEGELLEGIWYNLTPEAKYAYARQLRHILNTMRLGMAQTFGATAPQAKRNILGSAFAGPYSLILDQHVQNTYWAVRAKPTCGQFVAFLASSFVSSVPANVATALACHFRSDYAIRFTHGELSPRNVVVQNSKIVCILGWDSGGWYPEWWEYVKFFEARTGPENQDWYDYAAHIFADTFPAELVAYQGIARCQRY, encoded by the exons ATGGCAGAGCCAGCACTTGAAGCTGGTCGTCTCTCGCCCGTCTTCGACCGCAAGGAAAACGACCGTCTCCGCAAGATGGAAGGTCTGAATCcagagagagcgagacgaCTGCTGCAGCCACGCTCTCCGTCTGTGCCGCATAACAACTCTGTCGGGCCACGAAGGACAGGTAGCAACACAGTCGCACTTGGCAAGCCTGCTGCTCAGAAACCCGCAAGCATCAAGCAGGAGTGCTCTCCATCGCCGAATGGAGAAGCTCGGCTGTCGCTTGTGCGCACTCCAAAGCCTGTTCTATCGGTGATTACGGGAGCCAAGAGGCCTCGTAATCATCTGAATGAACCCCAGGAGCCGTATCAACGGCGGCAGTGGTGCTCCAGCCCTCCTATCTTCCCACCCC CGCCACCCCCCAACCCACATACCGTCTACCTAGAGAGCCTTCTCCAGCCTCATTGCCTTTCGTTGACTCTCCGGTCGAGATTTGGCGATGGAAGCCAAGTCGTTTCGACTCAATATCGCTCAGTTACAAACGCAGGTCTTCTTTTGGGAGAGTCGATCCAAAACCAGCTAGACCTCCCTATATTGCAACTGCCGGCTCCAGCCCACTTTGTTGGGGGGCTGGAGCGGACCGTCGAAGGGGAGCTTCTAGAGGGTATTTGGTACAACCTCACTCCTGAAGCAAAGTATGCCTATGCACGTCAACTACGCCACATCCTCAATACCATGCGCCTTGGCATGGCTCAAACTTTCGGTGCAACAGCTCCACAAGCCAAGCGGAATATACTAGGATCTGCCTTTGCAGGTCCTTATTCTCTAATTCTGGATCAGCATGTCCAGAACACATACTGGGCTGTTCGTGCAAAGCCCACGTGTGGTCAGTTTGTCGCTTTCTTAGCCTCGTCGTTTGTTTCATCTGTCCCAGCAAACGTTGCTACTGCTCTCGCTTGTCATTTCCGGTCAGACTATGCGATCCGCTTCACTCACGGCGAACTCAGCCCAAGAAATGTTGTTGTCCAGAATAGCAAGATTGTGTGTATTCTAGGCTGGGACAGTGGAGGTTGGTATCCAGAGTGGTGGGAGTACGTCAAGTTCTTTGAAGC